A genomic window from Pagrus major chromosome 23, Pma_NU_1.0 includes:
- the LOC141019748 gene encoding serotonin N-acetyltransferase-like, with translation MMSVVGAQPFIKPMQPGPSVSPGIQRRHTLPASEVRPLNTQDAISVFEIEREAFISVSGECPLHLDEVRHFLTLCPELSMGWFEEGRLVAFIIGSLWDQDRLTTDALTLHKPRGSTVHIHVLAVHRTFRQQGKGPILMWRYLQYLRCLPNVRRAVLMCEDFLIPFYRKSGFKVLGRCAITVANMTFTEMWYPISGHAYMRRNSEAIRFPQHPLTLPLTKTDEHV, from the exons ATGATGTCAGTAGTTGGCGCGCAGCCTTTCATCAAACCAATGCAGCCAGGACCTTCTGTTTCGCCTGGTATCCAGAGGAGACACACACTGCCCGCCAGCGAGGTCCGACCGCTCAACACGCAAGATGCCATTAGCGTCTTTGAGATCGAGCGTGAAG cttTTATCTCAGTGTCAGGTGAGTGTCCCCTCCACCTGGATGAGGTGCGTCACTTCCTCACGCTGTGTCCAGAGCTGTCCATGGGCTGGTTCGAGGAGGGCCGGCTGGTGGCTTTTATCATCGGCTCTCTGTGGGACCAGGACAGACTCACTACA GACGCGCTGACTCTCCACAAGCCCCGCGGCTCCACCGTCCACATCCACGTCCTCGCTGTCCACCGCACCTTCAGGCAGCAGGGCAAAGGCCCCATCCTGATGTGGCGTTACCTGCAGTACCTCCGCTGCCTGCCCAACGTGCGCCGAGCTGTGCTGATGTGCGAGGACTTCCTCATTCCCTTCTACCGCAAGTCAGGCTTCAAGGTGCTAGGACGCTGCGCCATCACCGTGGCCAACATGACCTTCACGGAGATGTGGTACCCCATCAGCGGACACGCGTACATGAGGCGCAACAGTGAGGCGATCCGTTTCCCTCAGCATCCCCTGACCCTGCCACTGACAAAGACTGATGAGCATGTATGA